TAGGAGACATCATCGGGATGGTCCGCTGTTCAGGGGTAGGTACAAAGCTATCGTAGTGGATGAAGAGTCGTATTTATTAAGTGTGGTACGGTATATCCACCGAAATCCTGTTGAAGCAGGGTTGGTTCGAGGTTTAGATCGGTATCCATGGAGCAGTTATCGGATGTATATGAAAAAAGAGAAAAAGCCCTAATGGTTGGATGTGAAGCAGGTATTGGGGCGGTTTCCTAAAAAGGGGCGGTTAAAGGCATTTCAGGAGTATATGGGGACTGAGGTAGAAGACAGATTAAGGAGGTTTTATTCCAGTCGGAAATGGGTGCCCGTATTAGGGGGAGAGAGTTTTGTAGAGAAGATACGGAAGCAAATAAAAAGAGCGGGGAAGAAGGTTCAAAAAATACCCGAAGCAAAACGATCCATTCGAGAAACAATAGAAAAGTGCTTAGAGGCGGTAAGGAAAGTATATGGGATAAAAGAGGAAGAAATCAAAGAAAGCAGGAGAGGGGAGAGGAACGAACCGAGGGCGATGGGGATGTATGTGTGCCGGTGGATAGGGGGGATGAGGCAAGAGGAAATCGGAAAGGAATTTAAACTGGGAGGATATTCAGGGGTAAGTAGTACAATTAGAAGGATGAGGAAGGAGTTAGAGAAAGGAGGAAAGGTCCTGCAAAAATACGGGGCAATTAAAAAGGTTCTCGAAGGTTGAGCCAAGACGAGATTTGACCCCTTTCTTCTTTCTCCCTTTCATTGACCCCTTTCGACCCCTTTCGACTTTCCCCTTTCCTTTCCTGGTTTAAATTGAAGCGGTCATTTTTACTTTCTCAAAAAAGTTCCGAAGCCCTCCATCTTTTGTAATTGCATCCAAATGCTTTAAAATATTAATTACCCCGTACATTATATAGACTTTAAGCCGGTCAGAAACCGGTTCATCTTTTGCTTCGAACATGTGCCCGTGATGCATTATCCGGTTCCGGAGGGGATAGACCTTTTTCTTAAAGAAATTCTTTTCCTCAATTCTCTCGGGTCTTTTCGAATGAATTAGGAGAGCAATATTTTCCGCCAAATCGCCGGTTTGGGAGCTTAAAGAGTCACTTCCCATCCCAAAAAGGCACTCCAGACTGATGAAGGAACAGACCAATTGGTCCGTTGGATCATCCTCCCGACAACCTTTGAGAAACCAATCCAGCGATCTGTAAATTTTATCCCGTAATTCAGTATGAGATTTGCAGAGTCGGTTAAACTCTTGTAAGTAACAATACTTATACAAATAATCAAGCAAATGTGGGTCAATTTCAAAATCGAGTCCGTATATAGAGAATTGGTGTCCAGTAGAATAAATCGGAATAAGGGGAGCTCTTCCCCGCTTCCCAACCATAAAAGCATCCCAGGGCCAACTCTTGTGATCCCGACCATAATCGGGATATTTTTCCGGAATCTGAAGAACCTCTTTGCAGATCATGAGATAAGCGGCTACACGCCCAAATGTTTTCCACGCTTCGTGCGCTGGAAATGATAATTCGTCTTTATAATGGAATCCGGAAAATCGTAACTGGACGAGAGTACTATTCAAATAACGGTTAAGAAAATCTTTTTTATCGGTCGGACCTTGGGAACCAACATTTCGTTCTAAAATAATGTCGGCTCTTCCCTCTAGAAGTTCGGCATCAGCGACAGATGCTTTCCGAAGAGTTGTACCGCCAATTTCGATGCTCTCTTTTACCGCCAGGGTGATGCTTGGAACAAAAAAAATAAAGAGATGTTTGCCTTTAG
This DNA window, taken from Nitrospiria bacterium, encodes the following:
- a CDS encoding transposase, whose translation is RRHHRDGPLFRGRYKAIVVDEESYLLSVVRYIHRNPVEAGLVRGLDRYPWSSYRMYMKKEKKP
- a CDS encoding helix-turn-helix domain-containing protein, which encodes MKQVLGRFPKKGRLKAFQEYMGTEVEDRLRRFYSSRKWVPVLGGESFVEKIRKQIKRAGKKVQKIPEAKRSIRETIEKCLEAVRKVYGIKEEEIKESRRGERNEPRAMGMYVCRWIGGMRQEEIGKEFKLGGYSGVSSTIRRMRKELEKGGKVLQKYGAIKKVLEG